Proteins encoded together in one Erinaceus europaeus chromosome 11, mEriEur2.1, whole genome shotgun sequence window:
- the NPR1 gene encoding atrial natriuretic peptide receptor 1 isoform X3 has translation MEHPGGPAGRARRRLLLLAALLPLLGDARTGELTVAVVLPLANTSYPWSWARVGPAVALALGAARLPGWTVRTVLGSSEDSLGVCSDTAAPLAAVDLKWEHGPAAFLGPGCVYAAAPVGRFTAHWRVPLLTAGAPALGFGAKGEYALTTRAGPSHAKLGDVVAALHRRLGWQRQALVLYAYRPGDDQPCFFVVEGLYMRVQELLNVTVDHLEFTEGDRHHYVRLLRTVQRKGRVVYICSPAETFRTLMLLALEAGLTGEDYVFFHLDLFGHSLQGAHGLAPRKPWERGDGQDDRARQAYQVAKIITYKEPENPEYLEFLQQLKHLARKQFNFTVEDGLVNTIPASFHDGLLLYIQAVAETLALGGTVTDGEGITQRMWNRTFQGVMGHLKIDSNGDRETDFSLWDMEPATGAFRVVLNYNGTSQELVAMSGRDLYWPGGHPPPDIPRCGFDNEDPACNQDHLSTLEVLALVGSLSLLVVLITSFFIYRKMQLEKELASELWRVRWEDLQPSSLEKHLRNTGSRLTLSGMRDVQNEHLTRFVGACTDPPNICILTEYCPRGSLQDILENESITLDWMFRYSLTNDIVKGMLFLHNGAICSHGNLKSSNCVVDGRFVLKITDYGLESFRDPDPEQGHTLYAIESSRTVFPQALHPMIPALWPAEKLWTAPELLRMASPPARGSQAGDIYSFGIILQEIALRSGVFHVEGLDLSPKEIIERVTRGEQPPFRPSLALQSHPEGLGQLMQRCWAEDPQERPPFQQIRLLLRRFNRENSSNILDNLLARMEQYANNLEELVEERTQAYLEEKRKAEALLYQILPHSVAEQLKRGETVQAEAFDSVTIYFSDIVGFTALSAQSTPMQVVTLLNDLYTCFDAVIDNFDVYKVETIGDAYMVVSGLPVRNGRLHAREVARMALALLDAVRSFRIRHRPDEQLRLRIGIHTGPVCAGVVGLKMPRYCLFGDTVNTASRMESNGEALKIHLSSETKAVLEEFGGFELELRGDVEMKGKGKVRTYWLLREQGC, from the exons ATGGAGCACCCCGGGGGCCCAGCGGGGCGGGCGCGGCGCCGGCTGCTGCTGCTGGCCGCGCTGCTGCCACTGCTCGGGGACGCCCGGACCGGCGAGCTCACCGTGGCCGTGGTGCTGCCGCTGGCCAACACGTCGTACCCGTGGTCGTGGGCGCGCGTGGGACCGGCCGTGGCGCTGGCGCTGGGCGCGGCGAGGCTACCCGGCTGGACGGTGCGCACGGTGCTGGGCAGCAGCGAGGACTCGCTGGGCGTGTGCTCCGACACCGCCGCGCCGCTGGCCGCCGTGGACCTCAAGTGGGAGCATGGCCCTGCAGCTTTCCTGGGCCCGGGCTGTGTGTACGCCGCCGCCCCGGTGGGCCGCTTCACGGCGCACTGGCGGGTGCCGCTGCTCACGGCCGGGGCGCCCGCGCTGGGCTTCGGGGCCAAGGGCGAGTACGCGCTGACCACGCGGGCCGGGCCGAGTCACGCCAAGCTGGGCGACGTGGTGGCCGCGCTGCACCGACGGCTGGGCTGGCAGCGCCAGGCTCTGGTGCTCTACGCCTACCGGCCCGGCGACGACCAGCCCTGCTTCTTCGTGGTGGAGGGGCTGTACATGCGCGTCCAGGAGCTCCTCAACGTCACCGTGGACCACCTGGAATTCACCGAGGGCGACCGCCACCACTACGTTAGGCTGCTGCGCACCGTGCAGCGCAAGGGCCGCG TTGTCTACATCTGTAGCCCCGCGGAGACTTTCAGGACCTTGATGCTCCTGGCCCTGGAAGCTGGCTTGACTGGGGAAGACTATGTTTTTTTCCACCTCGACCTCTTTGGGCACAGCCTGCAAGGGGCGCACGGTCTGGCCCCTCGCAAGCcctgggagagaggggatgggcAGGATGATAGGGCACGCCAGGCCTACCAG GTTGCCAAAATCATCACGTATAAAGAGCCGGAGAACCCTGAGTACTTGGAATTTCTGCAGCAACTCAAACACCTGGCTAGGAAACAGTTCAACTTCACTGTGGAGGATGGCCTG GTGAACACCATCCCAGCGTCCTTCCACGATGGTCTGCTGCTCTACATCCAAGCAGTGGCAGAGACCCTGGCCCTTGGGGGAACGGTCACTGATGGCGAGGGCATCACTCAGCGGATGTGGAACCGTACTTTCCAAG gtGTGATGGGACACCTGAAGATAGACAGCAATGGTGACCGGGAGACTGACTTCTCCCTGTGGGACATGGAACCTGCGACTGGAGCCTTCAGA GTGGTTCTGAATTACAACGGGACATCTCAAGAGTTGGTGGCCATGTCAGGACGAGATCTCTATTGGCCCGGGGGACACCCACCTCCTGACATCCCCAGATGTGGCTTTGACAATGAAGACCCAGCATGTAACCAAG ACCACCTGTCCACCCTGGAGGTGCTGGCGCTAGTAGGCAGCCTCTCCCTGCTTGTTGTCCTCATCACCTCCTTCTTCATCTACAG GAAGATGCAGCTGGAGAAGGAGCTGGCTTCGGAGCTGTGGCGCGTGCGCTGGGAGGACCTGCAGCCCAGCAGCCTGGAGAAGCACCTGCGGAACACTGGCAGCCGGCTCACCCTCAGCGGG ATGCGGGATGTGCAGAATGAACACCTGACCAGGTTTGTGGGTGCCTGCACCGACCCCCCAAACATCTGCATCCTCACAGAGTACTGTCCTCGTGGGAGCTTGCAG GACATCCTGGAGAATGAGAGCATCACCCTGGACTGGATGTTCCGCTACTCTCTCACAAACGACATTGTCAAG GGCATGCTGTTTCTGCACAACGGAGCCATCTGCTCCCACGGGAACCTCAAGTCATCCAACTGTGTGGTGGACGGGCGCTTCGTGCTCAAGATCACCGACTATGGGCTGGAGAGTTTCCGGGACCCAGACCCAGAGCAGGGACACACTCTCTATGCTA TTGAGTCCTCTAGGACTGTGTTCCCCCAGGCCCTTCACCCCATGATTCCTGCCCTCTGGCCTGCAGAGAAACTGTGGACAGCTCCTGAGCTCCTACGGATGGCTTCACCTCCGGCCCGAGGCTCCCAGGCTGGTGATATCTACAGTTTTGGCATCATCCTCCAGGAAATAGCGCTGAGGAGTGGTGTCTTCCACGTGGAAGGTCTGGACTTGAGTCCCAAAG AGATCATTGAGCGCGTGACCCGGGGTGAGCAGCCCCCCTTCCGGCCCTCCCTGGCCCTGCAGAGTCACCCTGAGGGGCTGGGGCAACTCATGCAGCGCTGCTGGGCTGAAGACCCCCAGGAGCGGCCGCCCTTTCAGCAGATCCGCCTGCTGCTGCGAAGATTCAACAG ggAGAACAGCAGCAACATCCTGGACAACCTGCTAGCCCGCATGGAGCAATATGCCAACAACCTGGAGGAGTTGGTGGAGGAGCGCACACAGGCCTACCTGGAGGAGAAGCGCAAGGCTGAGGCCCTGCTCTACCAGATCCTGCCCCA CTCAGTGGCGGAGCAGTTGAAACGCGGGGAGACTGTGCAGGCCGAGGCCTTCGACAGCGTCACCATCTACTTCAGTGACATTGTGGGTTTCACGGCGTTGTCTGCGCAGAGCACGCCCATGCAG GTGGTGACCCTGCTCAAtgacctgtacacctgcttcgaCGCCGTCATCGACAATTTCGACGTGTACAAG GTGGAGACGATCGGCGATGCCTACATGGTGGTGTCCGGGCTCCCGGTGCGGAATGGCCGGCTGCATGCCCGCGAGGTGGCCCGCATGGCGCTGGCGCTTCTGGATGCAGTGCGCTCCTTCCGCATCCGGCACAGGCCCGACGAGCAGCTGCGCCTGCGCATCGGCATCCACACAG GCCCCGTGTGTGCTGGGGTAGTGGGACTGAAGATGCCCCGTTACTGCCTCTTTGGGGACACAGTGAACACGGCCTCAAGAATGGAGTCTAATGGGGAAG